The Flavobacteriales bacterium genome contains the following window.
ACAATAGGCAGGCGGGCCGTGCTGTTCCAAGACCATGAAGCGCCGCAAAGCCCCACCAGCGCAGGCTTCAGAGCCCAGCATTGCGAGTGCCGTGCTGCTCATGACCGAGGGCATGCGGGAGCTGCGCCGCTTGATGCAAGCGCAGGGCCGCCGCAACGGTGCCGCAGCCGGACTTCCACCGGGCTTTGCCGACCTCACCAACCGCGAACTGCAGGTGCTGCGCGCCGTGGCCAGCGACAAGGAACCGTTGCTGGACGTAGTGGCCGACGAACTGGACATTCACCGCCGCACGCTCGGCAACCACATCAAAGCGTTGTGCGAAAAGCTGCAGGTGAAAAGCCTGCGCGGCCTGGTGCGTGTGGCCGTGCGGGCCGGGCTCTGCTGAGGGGAAGGGCTGCACGATCGGTGGCATTGCGGCAGTCAGACAAGTCCTGGCTTTTTGCGGGGCTCCAGCTGATCCCCCACCCAGCATCGCGATTTTTCGTTTCTTTAATTCACCCTAAACCCCTGAGCCATGTTCCGCAAACTGCTGTTCGCCCTCAGCCTGTTATCGTGTGTGTTGGCGCAAGCCCAACTCGGAGACCTTATACGCCCACGCGGCATAGTTGCGAATGCGGGACAAGTGAAGAAGGCCGATGGCAAGGTGGCCGATGAACTACTGTACCGCTGGCAAGGCCCCGACTTCTCCATCGCCTTCATGGCCGATCGTTTCGTTTACGAGATCAGCTATGTGCACAAGGACACGCTTGCTGCCTACCGAGCGGCCAAGCCCGAAGAGGGGCGTGAACTGCGTGGAGGTCACCACCGCATCGAGTACATCTACCCCGCAGGCACCGCAGCGCGCCTTCTGGCCGAAGGTGGCACTAAGAGCAAGATCAGCTACCCCGACCACAAAGGCGGACCGCAGATAGTGCCCATGGTGTACGACAAGCTGGTTTACAAGAACGCCTTCCCCGGTGCGGATGTGGTGTTCACCATCACCGCCGATGGGCAATGCAAATACGATGTGGTGGTGAGCAAGGGAGCGAAACTCGCCGATGTACGCTTCGACGTCACCGGACTGGACGCTGCAAGCACCAAGATGGACGGCAACCAACTGACGTGCGAGTTGCCCTTCGGGCGCTTTGTGGAGCGCGTGCCGGAGGCGTATGCTGAGAAGAGCGGCGGACGCGAGAAGGTGAGCGCGGCGTATGCTGGGTCACACCGGTCCGTGGGGTACTCGGTCCAGGAGGATGCAGGCGATCATGCTGTGGTGATCGATCCGATCGGCCTCATTGAGTGGGGGACGTGGTTCTGCACGCCGAACAACAGCATCGCCTGGGCGGTGGTCGCAACCGAGGACGGCTTCATGTACGCTACAGGCGATTGTCAATGGGACAATATCATGCACGATACCTTCACGAATTACGATTGGGATAGCAACACGTACACCTATGACATCTGGGTGGCCAGGTTCAAGGACGTCGATAATATCGGAGTTCTGGACATTGACGATCTGGATTGGTGCAACATACAAGGAGGCATCAAGAACGAACTCGCGCAGGACTTGGATGTTTGCGGCAACACGGTGGCCGTGGTGGGCGGAACGTTTTCCAGCACGGGTATCGACTTCTTGGGCGGTAGTAGTTACAACGGTGGTGCCCTTAGCTTGGCCGAGGATGGGTTCCTGATGTATTTCGACGCGCCTAGCGGGGGTAGGACCATGGGCATGTACATCGGCGGGTTGGATGATGACCGGGCCCATACTGTCGAGTTCGATTGCAGACCGTTGGCTGTCCCCTATTGTTATGTGGCGGGAAGTGGCTCCAACGGCAACGTTTATCCATCATTGCCCTTGGGGGCGCTTGGGGGGTTCCAGGACATCCCACTTTGTGCGGGACAGGACCTCGCGTTCTTGGAGCGGCATTCACCGACCGGCACAGTGGAAATGAGGACATTCTACACTGGGGCTTGCGGGACAACGGTGTTGGTGAAGGACCTGGATGTGGACCAGGACGGGAACCCGATCCTGCTGACGGCGGCTTATGACAACATCAACCCCGCGGACCTGGGCATCAACTTCGGTACGCAGCAATTCGGCGGTTCCGACCTCGTGCTCTCGTCTTTCGCATACGACGGCACGCTCAACTGGGCCCGGTTCTGTGGTACACCGTTCTGGGATGGACTGACCTTCGGGAACTGGGAATACTCCAATGACGCCAGCGTAGTGGTGGGCCCGAACAACCAGATCTACTTGGGGTGGTATGCATACCCGAACGGGACGATCGACATGCAAGGGTACATGACCCGGATCGCGAACGACGCCAACAACCCGGCAGAAGTCTGGAATCCCCAACTCCAAATGCCCTCATCGACCAATACGTGCCATAGCACCGTAAAGGGCATGTCAGTGACGTGCTCCGGTACCATCATGGTGATCGGTGACACCGATTGCCAGAACGCCGCGTTCGCCGGAGGACACCAGCCGACACCCGGTGGCTCGCTCGATGGTTTTCTCGTGGAGGTGGAGGACACCGGCACCGGCGGTGTGATCATCGACCAGACCTACTACGGCGGCCTGTACGACGATTGGATCTCCGGGGTCGCAGCACAGGAACCCGGCAAAGTGTACATCTGCGGAGTTTCGCAATCCCCCATTCAACTCGGCGGGATCGCTTACAACGCCTCGGGTGCAAACCCCAACTGGTTACAAGGGGGCGGGATCGACAACAAGGCCTTTCTCGCTAAGTTCCCGCTCGAATGCCCTGACCCCTGCGCTTTAACCCCCGCCACCATCACCATCACCGATGAGACCTACGCCTCGTCGCTAGGGGTAACCGGCTACACCAACCAGACCATACGCATCGAGGGCGATTGGTATATCGACATGGGTTTTGACCTGATCAACTGCACCGTGCACGCCATGACCGGCTCGCAGATCATCGTCGTCAATACCAGCAGTTACCTGTATCTTGAAAATACGCACATCAGCGCTTGTGAAGACATGTGGAAGGGCATCCATCTGATGAACTACCAGACGGGCATACGCATGTTCGACTCCTCCATCTCCGATGCCCAGTACGCCATCTGGATGGAGTTCGGCTCTTACGCTCACGCTGAGCGCTCGGAGTTCTTCAACAACTACGATGGCATCTACATCAAAGAACCCTGTGCAGGATGCTTCAACCTCGTTACCCTGGAACTCAGCGGATGCTCGTTCCGCACCATAGGCGCCGGGCTCAAGACCCCGTATCCCGGTCAAACACCCACGCCGGGGTCCATCGGCTACGCCGGTATCGATGCCCATACCACCTACCTGTCCATAGTCTCACCCGGCCTCAACGGCGACAACGTCTTCCGCAATTTGAACCACGGCATCGTTACTGCCGATGTGACGCTCAGCGTGTCTGAGGCCCGCTTCGAGGACATCAAGCCTGATCCCGCATATGGTAGCAACCTCTACCAGGGTTCGGCCATCTACTCCACCGGCTACGGCGGCTACTGCGGCCTCGACCTGCAAGGCCGGGGCACGGCGGCCAACGATCCCGTGACCTTCCTCAACTGCCGCACTGGCATTTGGACTGAACGGATGGACTTGCGCGCGCAACTCAGCAAGATAGAAGGCCCCATGGCGGTGACCGGTGTAACCGCGCGCTACAGCGGGGGGCTCTCCGTGGACATCAGTGAAAACACCATGGATGTGCAAGGCACCGCCATCGACCTGCGCTTCAACGATGGCGCTAGTTCACTGTCGGTGCACAACAACGACCTTACGTTCGGTATCGCTTTCCCCAGTACCAACGGCCTGCTGCCCGGTGTGTGGGTAGCTGAGATGAACGGCAACAACCCCGCGAGCGAGATCCGCAACAATATGCTACGCACACGCCAGGACGCTGCGGTGTGGAGAGCCCTTTGGCTCAACAGCGCCAGTGGCTACGTGGTGAACGAGAACTACATCGAGCTCACCACCGAATCGGCCAACCGCACCGGTATTGAACTGCGGGGCTGCACCAATACGCGCTTGACCTGCAACAATGTGCAGGGCCCTTCATCATGGACCAGCTCACACACCAGCCAGGCCGGCATCCGCCACAGCATGGGCGACAACAACTACCTGGCGTGCAACAATGTGAACTGGACTAGGCACGGGGTGCTGTTCAATGGCTGGAGCCCGGCGACCGACTTACGGGGGAACAACTTCGGTAATCACGAGATAGGCTTAGAACTGACGCAGAACTCTCTTATTGGGGGCCAGGACCACAAGGGCAACATGTGGAACGTGCAATCGGCGCTGTGGGATGCGAGATGGGTGAACCCTAACTCGCTTGCAGGAAACGAGATCAGCGTTAATGGCTCAAACCCTCTCTGCGTGCCGAACAATGTTTCCCCATTTGCTGGCTGGTTTGTTCCCACGGGACTGCCGAATGATGAGTGCAGCACATTCATGCCCCAATGCCCATCCGTAAATTTCCAAGGCGGTGGCAGTCAGCGTTCCGCGCAGATGGACGAAGCGGTGATGCTTGGCAGCATCCAGAACGGCATTTACACCGATGAAACGCGTTTGACCTTGGCCTATGAACTCTACTTGGCACTGCTCAAGGATCCTGCCCTCTACAGCGGTGGCCCTTACACGGCTGACTTCGTAACGCTGATGGAGAACAGCGTGGCCGATGGCCTGAAGGATGTTGAGCAGCCCCGGAAGGAGTTGTACGAGGTGCCTGGTCCGGTGCTGGCAAGCGTGCAGCAGAACGAGGTGGCGATTGAAGCGTTGATGCTCCAGGTCAAAACCGCCATGGAACAACTGGCTATGGGCGGGC
Protein-coding sequences here:
- a CDS encoding T9SS type A sorting domain-containing protein, coding for MFRKLLFALSLLSCVLAQAQLGDLIRPRGIVANAGQVKKADGKVADELLYRWQGPDFSIAFMADRFVYEISYVHKDTLAAYRAAKPEEGRELRGGHHRIEYIYPAGTAARLLAEGGTKSKISYPDHKGGPQIVPMVYDKLVYKNAFPGADVVFTITADGQCKYDVVVSKGAKLADVRFDVTGLDAASTKMDGNQLTCELPFGRFVERVPEAYAEKSGGREKVSAAYAGSHRSVGYSVQEDAGDHAVVIDPIGLIEWGTWFCTPNNSIAWAVVATEDGFMYATGDCQWDNIMHDTFTNYDWDSNTYTYDIWVARFKDVDNIGVLDIDDLDWCNIQGGIKNELAQDLDVCGNTVAVVGGTFSSTGIDFLGGSSYNGGALSLAEDGFLMYFDAPSGGRTMGMYIGGLDDDRAHTVEFDCRPLAVPYCYVAGSGSNGNVYPSLPLGALGGFQDIPLCAGQDLAFLERHSPTGTVEMRTFYTGACGTTVLVKDLDVDQDGNPILLTAAYDNINPADLGINFGTQQFGGSDLVLSSFAYDGTLNWARFCGTPFWDGLTFGNWEYSNDASVVVGPNNQIYLGWYAYPNGTIDMQGYMTRIANDANNPAEVWNPQLQMPSSTNTCHSTVKGMSVTCSGTIMVIGDTDCQNAAFAGGHQPTPGGSLDGFLVEVEDTGTGGVIIDQTYYGGLYDDWISGVAAQEPGKVYICGVSQSPIQLGGIAYNASGANPNWLQGGGIDNKAFLAKFPLECPDPCALTPATITITDETYASSLGVTGYTNQTIRIEGDWYIDMGFDLINCTVHAMTGSQIIVVNTSSYLYLENTHISACEDMWKGIHLMNYQTGIRMFDSSISDAQYAIWMEFGSYAHAERSEFFNNYDGIYIKEPCAGCFNLVTLELSGCSFRTIGAGLKTPYPGQTPTPGSIGYAGIDAHTTYLSIVSPGLNGDNVFRNLNHGIVTADVTLSVSEARFEDIKPDPAYGSNLYQGSAIYSTGYGGYCGLDLQGRGTAANDPVTFLNCRTGIWTERMDLRAQLSKIEGPMAVTGVTARYSGGLSVDISENTMDVQGTAIDLRFNDGASSLSVHNNDLTFGIAFPSTNGLLPGVWVAEMNGNNPASEIRNNMLRTRQDAAVWRALWLNSASGYVVNENYIELTTESANRTGIELRGCTNTRLTCNNVQGPSSWTSSHTSQAGIRHSMGDNNYLACNNVNWTRHGVLFNGWSPATDLRGNNFGNHEIGLELTQNSLIGGQDHKGNMWNVQSALWDARWVNPNSLAGNEISVNGSNPLCVPNNVSPFAGWFVPTGLPNDECSTFMPQCPSVNFQGGGSQRSAQMDEAVMLGSIQNGIYTDETRLTLAYELYLALLKDPALYSGGPYTADFVTLMENSVADGLKDVEQPRKELYEVPGPVLASVQQNEVAIEALMLQVKTAMEQLAMGGLSPAQEAALLASIASWQQNIESLDTYNTTAMANLDAARTVEAMLLESGASALTSTELIEQNAKMVNEIYLNTIAVTGEGLVFDAAQEAALFSIASQCPLLGGNPVYQARSMYTLIDEEMDFDDALICVAAGFAVKDVEASAPRVSVYPNPNRDGVLNFHMTGLDETNETNAMVSLYDAQGQEVASQEGIKTSRSQMDVSRLAQGVYQWVVRLNGSRLAQGKVTIF
- a CDS encoding response regulator transcription factor, producing the protein MKRRKAPPAQASEPSIASAVLLMTEGMRELRRLMQAQGRRNGAAAGLPPGFADLTNRELQVLRAVASDKEPLLDVVADELDIHRRTLGNHIKALCEKLQVKSLRGLVRVAVRAGLC